In Deinococcus roseus, a genomic segment contains:
- a CDS encoding DeoR/GlpR family DNA-binding transcription regulator, with protein MSKLSTQQRHALILDVVTRKGECRLEELSQLVQVSIATMRRDIATLESRGLVERTWGGVCVATPVKYLPSFLDSAKKHAAEKRAIAAVAASLVQPGMVIGLSGGSSCTELARWLRGKKITVVTNALNVAMELYSHGHTKVLVAGGQLNMYSYELVGDNVRQTLQEHRLDLAFLGCTGITPEFGFSMRDEPEAIAARVVCHAAERCYVLADHSKVGRHTLTRFGTVRQVTALITDDGVQDQQRVALEQAGLKVLVAPALT; from the coding sequence GTGAGCAAACTCAGCACCCAACAACGGCATGCTCTGATTCTGGATGTGGTGACGCGCAAAGGAGAATGCCGACTGGAAGAACTCAGTCAACTGGTCCAGGTGTCCATTGCCACCATGCGCAGGGACATCGCCACCCTGGAGTCGCGCGGCCTGGTGGAACGCACCTGGGGCGGGGTGTGTGTGGCCACCCCGGTCAAGTACCTGCCTTCCTTTCTGGATTCCGCCAAAAAACACGCTGCAGAGAAAAGGGCCATTGCTGCAGTGGCCGCCAGTCTGGTGCAGCCCGGCATGGTGATCGGCCTCTCTGGTGGGTCCAGTTGCACCGAACTGGCCCGCTGGCTGCGGGGCAAGAAAATCACCGTGGTGACCAATGCCCTCAATGTCGCCATGGAGCTGTACAGCCACGGTCACACCAAAGTGCTGGTGGCCGGTGGGCAACTCAACATGTACTCCTACGAACTGGTGGGAGACAACGTGCGGCAAACCCTGCAGGAACACCGGCTGGATCTGGCTTTCCTGGGTTGCACAGGCATCACCCCTGAATTTGGCTTCTCCATGCGGGACGAGCCAGAAGCCATTGCCGCACGGGTGGTGTGCCATGCTGCAGAGCGCTGCTACGTGCTGGCAGACCACAGCAAGGTGGGCCGCCACACCCTGACCCGTTTTGGCACCGTCCGGCAGGTCACCGCCCTGATCACCGACGATGGGGTGCAGGACCAGCAGCGTGTGGCCCTGGAACAGGCTGGCCTCAAGGTGCTGGTGGCTCCAGCCCTGACCTGA
- a CDS encoding metallophosphoesterase family protein, whose protein sequence is MKRLLLLADYVHPFVYREGFPQGLPEVDLVLAAGDLPAYYLEFLASTLPVPVLYVPGNHRDEFTLNDQHELVPPGGVENIHGRVLEVAGLTIAGWGGVPRYRESDHGHYTPWQARVGLWRMDLQMKLKRKSKIDVFLTHAPPVGEHAGTDFAHRGCPDLTRFMHQHQPRLMVHGHIHEYEGKKIQYQDGPTQVINAYGYRLVELPELAQDLPNERLA, encoded by the coding sequence ATGAAGCGTCTGTTGTTGCTGGCGGATTACGTCCATCCTTTCGTGTACCGTGAGGGTTTCCCCCAGGGTCTGCCCGAGGTGGATCTGGTGCTGGCTGCAGGGGATCTCCCTGCTTACTATCTGGAATTTCTGGCCTCCACCTTGCCGGTTCCGGTGCTCTACGTGCCCGGAAACCACCGGGATGAATTCACCCTGAATGACCAGCATGAACTGGTGCCTCCCGGAGGCGTGGAGAACATCCATGGCCGGGTGCTGGAAGTGGCGGGCCTGACCATTGCAGGCTGGGGCGGCGTTCCCAGATACCGTGAAAGCGATCACGGCCACTACACCCCCTGGCAGGCCAGGGTGGGACTGTGGAGGATGGACCTGCAAATGAAGCTCAAACGCAAAAGCAAAATTGATGTTTTCCTGACCCATGCTCCTCCTGTGGGAGAACATGCAGGAACGGATTTTGCGCACCGGGGCTGCCCTGACCTCACCCGCTTCATGCACCAGCACCAGCCGCGCCTGATGGTGCATGGTCACATCCATGAATATGAGGGCAAGAAAATCCAGTACCAGGATGGACCCACCCAGGTGATCAATGCCTATGGTTACCGTCTGGTGGAATTGCCAGAACTGGCGCAGGATCTGCCAAATGAGCGTCTGGCCTGA
- a CDS encoding MBL fold metallo-hydrolase: MPDLITLEPGIHYFPGGVNIGIIEDVYGKCLIIDTGLDSDHARKLLKALQSWELTPAAILNTHSHADHYGGNHLILQRHPEIEVFAPPLEAAIIQHPILEPLYLFGARPIKELQGKFLMGKPSPAVSIPQTGLTQIAGVPLELISVPGHAHEMYAVRMGSVLFAADALFGEEVLQKHPLTYCVDSKAQKDSVRTLQHLEGIEITLPGHGNPSKDLQHLCTTNLESFQSTTDAVLQGLDTPSTIDEVLQKTCQRLNIHMQAPASVVLNRGVVSAHLTELLESGQVRQQVRDNRWEWEKAES; the protein is encoded by the coding sequence ATGCCTGATCTGATCACACTGGAACCCGGCATCCACTATTTTCCGGGGGGCGTCAACATCGGCATCATTGAGGATGTGTATGGCAAGTGCCTGATCATTGACACCGGACTGGACAGCGACCATGCCCGCAAACTTCTGAAAGCGCTGCAAAGCTGGGAACTGACCCCGGCCGCCATCCTCAACACCCACTCGCATGCAGACCATTACGGCGGGAACCACCTGATCCTGCAGCGCCACCCGGAAATCGAGGTGTTCGCTCCTCCGCTGGAAGCCGCCATCATCCAGCACCCCATTCTGGAACCGCTGTACCTGTTCGGGGCCAGACCCATCAAGGAGTTGCAAGGCAAGTTTCTGATGGGCAAACCCAGTCCTGCCGTGTCCATTCCCCAGACTGGACTCACCCAGATTGCAGGCGTCCCACTGGAACTCATCTCGGTGCCCGGTCACGCCCATGAAATGTACGCGGTGCGCATGGGCAGCGTGCTGTTTGCTGCAGATGCCCTGTTCGGAGAGGAGGTGTTGCAGAAACACCCCCTGACCTACTGTGTGGACTCAAAAGCCCAGAAAGACAGCGTGCGCACCTTGCAGCACCTGGAAGGCATCGAGATCACCCTGCCCGGGCACGGCAACCCCAGCAAGGACCTGCAGCACCTCTGCACCACCAACCTGGAAAGCTTCCAGAGCACCACCGATGCCGTGCTGCAAGGGCTGGACACCCCATCCACCATCGATGAGGTTTTGCAGAAAACCTGCCAGAGGCTCAACATCCACATGCAGGCCCCCGCTTCTGTGGTGCTGAACCGGGGCGTGGTCAGTGCCCACCTGACCGAGCTGCTGGAAAGCGGGCAGGTCAGGCAGCAGGTGAGGGACAACCGCTGGGAGTGGGAAAAAGCAGAAAGCTGA